GATGGATGGCACTCCTAGatctttttttacttaaagaacCCCGTGGGACCAACCAGCCGTTTACTCCCTCTTAGGACCTCTGATTTCAAGCCTTGCCTAAAAGGGGTGCTCTCTGGAGTTCTGAGTTCTAGATTATGGGATGTTTTGAGTGTGCTGACAAATTAATGGGAGATAATGGTGCCTGTGAAGGGCCAGAGATATTTGATTATGTGATCAGATGACCTAGCAATGACTTCTTTAGTAAAGAAAAAATCACTATGCAGATGCATTAACAGATTTTCAATGGCTCAACACACTCTTCACTTGATTTTTTTGATAAAGCCAAAAATGttgattttccatttcctctctgagGACTTTGTAGAGGCCATGTCTAAAGTTTAAGTACCTGGAAACAGCAACTTAGAATGAGATTGCTTCTTCTGCCACAACTCTAGTGTCCCTGCCACTTGCTATCACAACATTGTCCCTGTTTTTCAACTGTAGAGAATCTCTCTTCTTTCACATTCCAAACACAATTCATTTAGCCCTCTCTATAGCATGCTTTATGGCACATAGCACTACAGCTGTTTGTTTAGACGTAAAAAAAACCTTACAAAGACATTTCTGTGCATAGCGCCTGATACAGAGACCAAATCTTTAATGCctgcaaattttgtttttttttttttttatagcaataGCAGCAAGCGAAGCAGGACAACCACCACCATATTCTAACATGTGGACCCTTTATTGTCTAACTGATATGAATCAACAAAGTCGCCCATCACCGCCACCTGCACCTGGGCCTTTCCCCCAAGCAACCCTCTATTTATCTAATAAGGATCCACAGTTTCGGCAGCATCCACCGAAAGTTACTTCTCCAACTTATGTGGTGATGGACGACAGCAAGAAGACCAGTGCCCCACCTTTTATTTTAGTAGGCTCAAATGTTCAGGAAGTACAGGATTGGAAACCTCTTCCTGGACATGCTGTTGTTTCTCAGTCAGATGCCTCGAAGAGATTTGCTGCAGTACAAGTACCCATTGCTGTTCCTGCAGATCAGAAATTCCAGAAACATACCCCAAATCCCCAGAATGGTAGTCCTCCTACAAGTGGACAAGATGTCCCCAGACCACAAAGCCCAGTGTTTCTTTCCGTTGCTTTCCCAGTAGAAGATATAGCCAAAAAAGGTTCAGGATCTGGTGACAAACATACTCCCTTTGGAAGTTACGGtattgctggagaaataactgtgACTACTGCCCATGTTCGCAGAGCAGAAACTTAAAACTGGTAGGTAAATTTTCCTACCATAATATATGGGCCTTAACACACTTGAGTTTCAGCATTTTGATTTGTTGACCTGGAGACTGAGGTATTTTACCAAATTGAATTGAGATATGCAGTGAGTTGAGGTATGCTCTAATATGATGTGGTTATTGCCTGCAACTTCCTTCCCAATTACGAATAAATGCACAGCAGGTGCACTGCACCACAATGACTCACACAGTGGATTTGGTCCCTAATACACAAACCAATCAGCTCAATCACCTTTGAACACCTGGTTCTGTCTAGCCCTGTGGAAGACGTAAAAGGGgatggattaaaagaaaaaaaagaaagagacaagacATAGTTTTATGTGGGAACTTTAGAATCTACTTGTCATGTTTAAGGGGtggggaggaacagagagaaggcaTAAGAGCTGGAAACAATTAAAGAGCAAGGTAAGAGATAATATATGGAGCATCCAATCAATGCAGTAAGTTTATTCCCTGTTAGAGTGAATATTTAGAGTAGAATGGACAGGCTGGAAATACATTAAAGAGCTAAAGCAACCACAGACGAGAGAGTTTTATCACTcacaaatcattttaaattttttattcaacCAGTACTTAATGCCTTGTActgtgccagcccctcctcccccctcctccatgTGTGTACAGTAGAGGGAGCAAACATGGACCCTACACCTTACTGGGAGAGAAGGACAAAAAAGTAAAGTACAATATGTGAAGTATTGTGAAGAAAACCAAGAAGGTAACTGAAGCAGGCCCTCCTTTATTAGACGGGGTGTTCAGGCCCGGATGTAAACTGACACCTGAGTAAGAGGAGGAGTCAGCCTTGCAAAGAACCCACAGATAGGAAGGAAAGAGCATGGGGGTTCAAGATATTGCAAGTAGGCCAAACTGAGACTGGCTGGGAGGAGCTGTGGAGTACATAAGATGGCGTTGGAGGCACGAAGAGGGGACCATATAATTCAGGGCCTCTGTATTCCAAGGAAAGAGATTTGCATTAAAGTTCAATGGGAAGCCAGAAGAATGACAGATCCCACTGGCTGCCATGTGGAAAAGTAACAGAAGTCAGGAGGATGTCAAtagaggaagcagggagatgagttaggaatataatacaaatgttataCCCAGACACTAATGAATGAGTTCAGTTACTAAAAACAATTTATGGGTACTTCAAGCTGACTATCTGATGAACAAAAGCTAGATTTCATTCATAGGCTGGTTCAAGTACTACAGTTACCATATTTAAGGAGACAACTCTCAGTTATCAAAATATCTTAGGGCTATGTCTACTACTTATTCATCCTCTTTGTAGACTTTTAGTGGAATTGTCAAAATGGCTGTTTTCAGCATGAACTGCTAGGATATTTTAGTGCAAATGCACAGGTAACTGATTAGTTAAGAGCTTTGTAACAGCAGGAGGGTAGACCTTGCATTTCTGATCTTCCATTCATTTTACATGTTTGGATTCATGACTAAACAATTCACAATTTACCTTATTCCTAACAGATGCCAAAAAATGATGCTGTTTGAGTCGATGATCAAGGTGGAGTCTGCCATCAAGCGTAATATATCAATAAACTTCATGCAAGCATAAAACCTGGTattcttattttgtaatttaagaGGTATACAAACAACCAAACACAAAAGGCCTTAAATCTTTTCAGACTTGTATCACAGTAGCATTTTCCAATTCGTACGTATACAGTGTAAAAAAACTTTAACCATTCCTACTCTAGCAGATCTAGTCACAAGTTTTCTGGCCAGGTGCTGCCACTTGATCATTCTGTGTCTGGCATTCACACCAAGTGAACACAGCAGCACTTTACTATACTGCTGTACTACCCAGAGAATACTGAGTGCTAACGGCCTACTTAGCACCGGGCACCCTAGGTGGCTAGTTCTTTTTGGCCCTGGAGACTGCAGCACCATAAAGATGTCTTTGTAAGGACATTCTTAATAATTTAC
This genomic stretch from Equus przewalskii isolate Varuska chromosome 7, EquPr2, whole genome shotgun sequence harbors:
- the CABYR gene encoding calcium-binding tyrosine phosphorylation-regulated protein isoform X4, with the protein product MISSKPRLVIPYGLKTLLEGVSRAILKTNPPNITQFAAVYFKELIVFREGNNSLDIKDLVKQFHQIKEKWSEGTTQEKKPECVKEPERTSVVSKEPRRMEKSTDTEEDNIAGPLFRNKTTQFPSIHAELQPEPEETTEAVRGPSKPPTPKVTTPPSSPSPAAVSPEFAYVPADPAQFAAQMLAIAASEAGQPPPYSNMWTLYCLTDMNQQSRPSPPPAPGPFPQATLYLSNKDPQFRQHPPKVTSPTYVVMDDSKKTSAPPFILVGSNVQEVQDWKPLPGHAVVSQSDASKRFAAVQVPIAVPADQKFQKHTPNPQNGSPPTSGQDVPRPQSPVFLSVAFPVEDIAKKGSGSGDKHTPFGSYGIAGEITVTTAHVRRAET
- the CABYR gene encoding calcium-binding tyrosine phosphorylation-regulated protein isoform X3, whose translation is MISSKPRLVIPYGLKTLLEGVSRAILKTNPPNITQFAAVYFKELIVFREGNNSLDIKDLVKQFHQIKVEKWSEGTTQEKKPECVKEPERTSVVSKEPRRMEKSTDTEEDNIAGPLFRNKTTQFPSIHAELQPEPEETTEAVRGPSKPPTPKVTTPPSSPSPAAVSPEFAYVPADPAQFAAQMLAIAASEAGQPPPYSNMWTLYCLTDMNQQSRPSPPPAPGPFPQATLYLSNKDPQFRQHPPKVTSPTYVVMDDSKKTSAPPFILVGSNVQEVQDWKPLPGHAVVSQSDASKRFAAVQVPIAVPADQKFQKHTPNPQNGSPPTSGQDVPRPQSPVFLSVAFPVEDIAKKGSGSGDKHTPFGSYGIAGEITVTTAHVRRAET
- the CABYR gene encoding calcium-binding tyrosine phosphorylation-regulated protein isoform X6 codes for the protein MEKSTDTEEDNIAGPLFRNKTTQFPSIHAELQPEPEETTEAVRGPSKPPTPKVTTPPSSPSPAAVSPEFAYVPADPAQFAAQMLAIAASEAGQPPPYSNMWTLYCLTDMNQQSRPSPPPAPGPFPQATLYLSNKDPQFRQHPPKVTSPTYVVMDDSKKTSAPPFILVGSNVQEVQDWKPLPGHAVVSQSDASKRFAAVQVPIAVPADQKFQKHTPNPQNGSPPTSGQDVPRPQSPVFLSVAFPVEDIAKKGSGSGDKHTPFGSYGIAGEITVTTAHVRRAET